A window from Gorilla gorilla gorilla isolate KB3781 chromosome 21, NHGRI_mGorGor1-v2.1_pri, whole genome shotgun sequence encodes these proteins:
- the LZTS3 gene encoding leucine zipper putative tumor suppressor 3 isoform X3 has product MAPADQASEGPRLEDPSAPQPLGKCPPGLVMAKLETLPVRADPGRDPLLAFAPRPSELGPPDPRLAMGSVGSGVAHAQEFAMKSVGTRTGGGGSQGSFPGPRGSGSGASRERPGRYPSEDKGLANSLYLNGELRGSDHTDVCGNVVGSSGGSSSSGGSDKAPPQYREPSHPPKLLATSGKLDQCSEPLVRPSAFKPVVPKNFHSMQNLCPPQTNGTPEGRQGPGGLKGGLDKSRTMTPAGGSGSGLSDSGRNSLTSLPTYSSSYSQHLAPLSASTSHINRIGTASYGSGSGGSSGGGSGYQDLGTSDSGRASSKSGSSSSMGRPGHLGSGEGGGGGLPFAACSPPSPSALIQELEERLWEKEQEVAALRRSLEQSEAAVAQVLEERQKAWERELAELRQGCSGKLQQVARRAQRAQQGLQLQVLRLQQDKKQLQEEAARLMRQREELEDKVAACQKEQADFLPRIEETKWEVCQKAGEISLLKQQLKDSQADVSQKLSEIVGLRSQLREGRASLREKEEQLLSLRDSFSSKQASLELGEGELPAACLKPALTPVDPAEPQDALATCESDEAKMRRQAGVAAAASLVSVDGEAEAGGESGTRALRREVGRLQAELAAERRARERQGASFAEERRVWLEEKEKVIEYQKQLQLSYVEMYQRNQQLERRLRERGAAGGASTPTPQHGEEKKAWTPSRLERIESTEI; this is encoded by the exons ATGGCCCCTGCAGACCAGGCCTCGGAGGGTCCCAGGCTTGAGGACCCGTCGGCCCCTCAACCCCTTGGAAAG TGCCCCCCTGGCTTAGTCATGGCGAAGCTGGAGACGCTGCCTGTGCGCGCTGACCCAGGGCGGGATCCTCTCCTGGCCTTTGCTCCACGGCCCTCCGAGCTTGGACCCCCGGACCCCCGCCTGGCCATGGGCAGCGTGGGCAGTGGGGTGGCCCATGCCCAGGAGTTTGCAATGAAAAGCGTGGGTACCCGCacagggggtgggggcagccaGGGCAGTTTCCCTGGCCCCCGAGGCAGTGGCAGTGGGGCCAGCAGGGAGAGACCGGGCCGCTACCCCTCAGAGGACAAGGGTCTTGCCAACTCCCTCTACCTCAATGGTGAGCTGCGGGGCAGTGACCACACCGATGTCTGTGGCAACGTGGTTGGCAGCAGcggaggcagcagcagcagtggtggcagtGACAAAGCCCCACCGCAGTATCGTGAGCCCAGCCACCCACCCAAGCTCCTGGCCACCTCTGGCAAGCTAGACCAG TGCTCAGAACCACTAGTTCGGCCGTCGGCCTTCAAGCCTGTCGTACCCAAGAATTTCCACTCCATGCAGAATTTGTGCCCCCCGCAGACCAATGGGACTCCTGAGGGACGGCAGGGCCCTGGTGGCCTCAAAGGCGGACTGGACAAGTCTCGGACCATGACTCCAGCgggtgggagtgggagtggcCTCTCAGACTCAGGCCGGAACTCCCTCACAAGCCTGCCCACCTACAGCTCCAGCTACAGCCAGCACCTGGCACCCCTCAGTGCCTCCACCAGCCACATTAACCGCATTGGCACTGCCAGCTATGGTAGTGGTAGTGGCGGCAGCAGCGGCGGGGGGTCGGGCTACCAGGACCTGGGGACCTCCGATAGTGGACGGGCCTCCAGCAAGAGTGGGTCGTCGTCATCCATGGGGCGGCCGGGCCACCTGGGCTCTGGGGAGGGCGGAGGTGGAGGCCTGCCTTTCGCGGCCTGCTCACCGCCCTCCCCCAGTGCACTCATCCAGGAGCTGGAGGAGCGGCTGtgggagaaggagcaggaggtGGCAGCTCTGCGGCGCAGCCTGGAGCAGAGCGAGGCGGCTGTGGCCCAGGTACTGGAGGAGCGGCAGAAGGCGTGGGAGCGGGAGCTGGCCGAGCTGCGGCAGGGCTGCAGCGGGAAGCTACAGCAGGTGGCCCGACGTGCCCAGCGCGCCCAGCAGGGCCTACAGCTGCAGGTGCTGCGGCTGCAGCAGGACAAGAAGCAGCTGCAGGAGGAGGCGGCCCGGCTGATGCGGCAGCGGGAAGAGCTGGAGGACAAGGTGGCCGCCTGCCAGAAGGAGCAGGCCGACTTCCTGCCCCGGATAGAGGAAACTAAGTGGGAG GTGTGCCAGAAGGCTGGCGAGATCTCCCTCCTGAAGCAGCAGCTGAAGGACTCGCAGGCGGATGTGTCGCAGAAGTTGAGTGAGATCGTGGGACTGCGCTCGCAGCTGCGGGAGGGCCGGGCTTCGCTGCGGGAGAAGGAGGAGCAGCTGCTCAGCCTGCGGGACTCCTTCAGCAGCAAGCAGGCCAGCCTGGAGCTGGGCGAAGGCGAGCTGCCTGCCGCCTGCCTCAAGCCGGCGCTGACCCCCGTGGACCCGGCCGAGCCACAGGATGCTCTGGCCACCTGCGAGAGCGACGAGGCTAAGATGCGCCGTCAGGCCGGGGTGGCCGCTGCCGCCTCCTTGGTTTCCGTGGacggggaggcggaggctggcggGGAGAGCGGGACGCGGGCCCTGCGGCGGGAGGTGGGGCGGCTGCAGGCCGAGCTGGCGGCTGAGCGGCGGGCCCGGGAGCGCCAGGGTGCCAGCTTCGCCGAGGAGCGCCGCGTGTggctggaggagaaggagaaggtgaTCGAGTACCAGAAGCAGCTGCAGCTGAGCTACGTGGAGATGTACCAGCGCAACCAGCAGCTGGAGCGCAGGCTGCGGGAGCGCGGGGCCGCAGGGGGTGCAAGCACGCCCACTCCCCAGCATGGCGAGGAGAAGAAGGCCTGGACCCCCTCCCGCCTCGAGCGCATTGAGTCCACAGAAATCTGA
- the LZTS3 gene encoding leucine zipper putative tumor suppressor 3 isoform X4: MAPADQASEGPRLEDPSAPQPLGKCPPGLVMAKLETLPVRADPGRDPLLAFAPRPSELGPPDPRLAMGSVGSGVAHAQEFAMKSVGTRTGGGGSQGSFPGPRGSGSGASRERPGRYPSEDKGLANSLYLNGELRGSDHTDVCGNVVGSSGGSSSSGGSDKAPPQYREPSHPPKLLATSGKLDQCSEPLVRPSAFKPVVPKNFHSMQNLCPPQTNGTPEGRQGPGGLKGGLDKSRTMTPAGGSGSGLSDSGRNSLTSLPTYSSSYSQHLAPLSASTSHINRIGTASYGSGSGGSSGGGSGYQDLGTSDSGRASSKSGSSSSMGRPGHLGSGEGGGGGLPFAACSPPSPSALIQELEERLWEKEQEVAALRRSLEQSEAAVAQVLEERQKAWERELAELRQGCSGKLQQVARRAQRAQQGLQLQVLRLQQDKKQLQEEAARLMRQREELEDKVCQKAGEISLLKQQLKDSQADVSQKLSEIVGLRSQLREGRASLREKEEQLLSLRDSFSSKQASLELGEGELPAACLKPALTPVDPAEPQDALATCESDEAKMRRQAGVAAAASLVSVDGEAEAGGESGTRALRREVGRLQAELAAERRARERQGASFAEERRVWLEEKEKVIEYQKQLQLSYVEMYQRNQQLERRLRERGAAGGASTPTPQHGEEKKAWTPSRLERIESTEI, translated from the exons ATGGCCCCTGCAGACCAGGCCTCGGAGGGTCCCAGGCTTGAGGACCCGTCGGCCCCTCAACCCCTTGGAAAG TGCCCCCCTGGCTTAGTCATGGCGAAGCTGGAGACGCTGCCTGTGCGCGCTGACCCAGGGCGGGATCCTCTCCTGGCCTTTGCTCCACGGCCCTCCGAGCTTGGACCCCCGGACCCCCGCCTGGCCATGGGCAGCGTGGGCAGTGGGGTGGCCCATGCCCAGGAGTTTGCAATGAAAAGCGTGGGTACCCGCacagggggtgggggcagccaGGGCAGTTTCCCTGGCCCCCGAGGCAGTGGCAGTGGGGCCAGCAGGGAGAGACCGGGCCGCTACCCCTCAGAGGACAAGGGTCTTGCCAACTCCCTCTACCTCAATGGTGAGCTGCGGGGCAGTGACCACACCGATGTCTGTGGCAACGTGGTTGGCAGCAGcggaggcagcagcagcagtggtggcagtGACAAAGCCCCACCGCAGTATCGTGAGCCCAGCCACCCACCCAAGCTCCTGGCCACCTCTGGCAAGCTAGACCAG TGCTCAGAACCACTAGTTCGGCCGTCGGCCTTCAAGCCTGTCGTACCCAAGAATTTCCACTCCATGCAGAATTTGTGCCCCCCGCAGACCAATGGGACTCCTGAGGGACGGCAGGGCCCTGGTGGCCTCAAAGGCGGACTGGACAAGTCTCGGACCATGACTCCAGCgggtgggagtgggagtggcCTCTCAGACTCAGGCCGGAACTCCCTCACAAGCCTGCCCACCTACAGCTCCAGCTACAGCCAGCACCTGGCACCCCTCAGTGCCTCCACCAGCCACATTAACCGCATTGGCACTGCCAGCTATGGTAGTGGTAGTGGCGGCAGCAGCGGCGGGGGGTCGGGCTACCAGGACCTGGGGACCTCCGATAGTGGACGGGCCTCCAGCAAGAGTGGGTCGTCGTCATCCATGGGGCGGCCGGGCCACCTGGGCTCTGGGGAGGGCGGAGGTGGAGGCCTGCCTTTCGCGGCCTGCTCACCGCCCTCCCCCAGTGCACTCATCCAGGAGCTGGAGGAGCGGCTGtgggagaaggagcaggaggtGGCAGCTCTGCGGCGCAGCCTGGAGCAGAGCGAGGCGGCTGTGGCCCAGGTACTGGAGGAGCGGCAGAAGGCGTGGGAGCGGGAGCTGGCCGAGCTGCGGCAGGGCTGCAGCGGGAAGCTACAGCAGGTGGCCCGACGTGCCCAGCGCGCCCAGCAGGGCCTACAGCTGCAGGTGCTGCGGCTGCAGCAGGACAAGAAGCAGCTGCAGGAGGAGGCGGCCCGGCTGATGCGGCAGCGGGAAGAGCTGGAGGACAAG GTGTGCCAGAAGGCTGGCGAGATCTCCCTCCTGAAGCAGCAGCTGAAGGACTCGCAGGCGGATGTGTCGCAGAAGTTGAGTGAGATCGTGGGACTGCGCTCGCAGCTGCGGGAGGGCCGGGCTTCGCTGCGGGAGAAGGAGGAGCAGCTGCTCAGCCTGCGGGACTCCTTCAGCAGCAAGCAGGCCAGCCTGGAGCTGGGCGAAGGCGAGCTGCCTGCCGCCTGCCTCAAGCCGGCGCTGACCCCCGTGGACCCGGCCGAGCCACAGGATGCTCTGGCCACCTGCGAGAGCGACGAGGCTAAGATGCGCCGTCAGGCCGGGGTGGCCGCTGCCGCCTCCTTGGTTTCCGTGGacggggaggcggaggctggcggGGAGAGCGGGACGCGGGCCCTGCGGCGGGAGGTGGGGCGGCTGCAGGCCGAGCTGGCGGCTGAGCGGCGGGCCCGGGAGCGCCAGGGTGCCAGCTTCGCCGAGGAGCGCCGCGTGTggctggaggagaaggagaaggtgaTCGAGTACCAGAAGCAGCTGCAGCTGAGCTACGTGGAGATGTACCAGCGCAACCAGCAGCTGGAGCGCAGGCTGCGGGAGCGCGGGGCCGCAGGGGGTGCAAGCACGCCCACTCCCCAGCATGGCGAGGAGAAGAAGGCCTGGACCCCCTCCCGCCTCGAGCGCATTGAGTCCACAGAAATCTGA
- the LZTS3 gene encoding leucine zipper putative tumor suppressor 3 isoform X2, with protein sequence MAKLETLPVRADPGRDPLLAFAPRPSELGPPDPRLAMGSVGSGVAHAQEFAMKSVGTRTGGGGSQGSFPGPRGSGSGASRERPGRYPSEDKGLANSLYLNGELRGSDHTDVCGNVVGSSGGSSSSGGSDKAPPQYREPSHPPKLLATSGKLDQCSEPLVRPSAFKPVVPKNFHSMQNLCPPQTNGTPEGRQGPGGLKGGLDKSRTMTPAGGSGSGLSDSGRNSLTSLPTYSSSYSQHLAPLSASTSHINRIGTASYGSGSGGSSGGGSGYQDLGTSDSGRASSKSGSSSSMGRPGHLGSGEGGGGGLPFAACSPPSPSALIQELEERLWEKEQEVAALRRSLEQSEAAVAQVLEERQKAWERELAELRQGCSGKLQQVARRAQRAQQGLQLQVLRLQQDKKQLQEEAARLMRQREELEDKVCQKAGEISLLKQQLKDSQADVSQKLSEIVGLRSQLREGRASLREKEEQLLSLRDSFSSKQASLELGEGELPAACLKPALTPVDPAEPQDALATCESDEAKMRRQAGVAAAASLVSVDGEAEAGGESGTRALRREVGRLQAELAAERRARERQGASFAEERRVWLEEKEKVIEYQKQLQLSYVEMYQRNQQLERRLRERGAAGGASTPTPQHGEEKKAWTPSRLERIESTEI encoded by the exons ATGGCGAAGCTGGAGACGCTGCCTGTGCGCGCTGACCCAGGGCGGGATCCTCTCCTGGCCTTTGCTCCACGGCCCTCCGAGCTTGGACCCCCGGACCCCCGCCTGGCCATGGGCAGCGTGGGCAGTGGGGTGGCCCATGCCCAGGAGTTTGCAATGAAAAGCGTGGGTACCCGCacagggggtgggggcagccaGGGCAGTTTCCCTGGCCCCCGAGGCAGTGGCAGTGGGGCCAGCAGGGAGAGACCGGGCCGCTACCCCTCAGAGGACAAGGGTCTTGCCAACTCCCTCTACCTCAATGGTGAGCTGCGGGGCAGTGACCACACCGATGTCTGTGGCAACGTGGTTGGCAGCAGcggaggcagcagcagcagtggtggcagtGACAAAGCCCCACCGCAGTATCGTGAGCCCAGCCACCCACCCAAGCTCCTGGCCACCTCTGGCAAGCTAGACCAG TGCTCAGAACCACTAGTTCGGCCGTCGGCCTTCAAGCCTGTCGTACCCAAGAATTTCCACTCCATGCAGAATTTGTGCCCCCCGCAGACCAATGGGACTCCTGAGGGACGGCAGGGCCCTGGTGGCCTCAAAGGCGGACTGGACAAGTCTCGGACCATGACTCCAGCgggtgggagtgggagtggcCTCTCAGACTCAGGCCGGAACTCCCTCACAAGCCTGCCCACCTACAGCTCCAGCTACAGCCAGCACCTGGCACCCCTCAGTGCCTCCACCAGCCACATTAACCGCATTGGCACTGCCAGCTATGGTAGTGGTAGTGGCGGCAGCAGCGGCGGGGGGTCGGGCTACCAGGACCTGGGGACCTCCGATAGTGGACGGGCCTCCAGCAAGAGTGGGTCGTCGTCATCCATGGGGCGGCCGGGCCACCTGGGCTCTGGGGAGGGCGGAGGTGGAGGCCTGCCTTTCGCGGCCTGCTCACCGCCCTCCCCCAGTGCACTCATCCAGGAGCTGGAGGAGCGGCTGtgggagaaggagcaggaggtGGCAGCTCTGCGGCGCAGCCTGGAGCAGAGCGAGGCGGCTGTGGCCCAGGTACTGGAGGAGCGGCAGAAGGCGTGGGAGCGGGAGCTGGCCGAGCTGCGGCAGGGCTGCAGCGGGAAGCTACAGCAGGTGGCCCGACGTGCCCAGCGCGCCCAGCAGGGCCTACAGCTGCAGGTGCTGCGGCTGCAGCAGGACAAGAAGCAGCTGCAGGAGGAGGCGGCCCGGCTGATGCGGCAGCGGGAAGAGCTGGAGGACAAG GTGTGCCAGAAGGCTGGCGAGATCTCCCTCCTGAAGCAGCAGCTGAAGGACTCGCAGGCGGATGTGTCGCAGAAGTTGAGTGAGATCGTGGGACTGCGCTCGCAGCTGCGGGAGGGCCGGGCTTCGCTGCGGGAGAAGGAGGAGCAGCTGCTCAGCCTGCGGGACTCCTTCAGCAGCAAGCAGGCCAGCCTGGAGCTGGGCGAAGGCGAGCTGCCTGCCGCCTGCCTCAAGCCGGCGCTGACCCCCGTGGACCCGGCCGAGCCACAGGATGCTCTGGCCACCTGCGAGAGCGACGAGGCTAAGATGCGCCGTCAGGCCGGGGTGGCCGCTGCCGCCTCCTTGGTTTCCGTGGacggggaggcggaggctggcggGGAGAGCGGGACGCGGGCCCTGCGGCGGGAGGTGGGGCGGCTGCAGGCCGAGCTGGCGGCTGAGCGGCGGGCCCGGGAGCGCCAGGGTGCCAGCTTCGCCGAGGAGCGCCGCGTGTggctggaggagaaggagaaggtgaTCGAGTACCAGAAGCAGCTGCAGCTGAGCTACGTGGAGATGTACCAGCGCAACCAGCAGCTGGAGCGCAGGCTGCGGGAGCGCGGGGCCGCAGGGGGTGCAAGCACGCCCACTCCCCAGCATGGCGAGGAGAAGAAGGCCTGGACCCCCTCCCGCCTCGAGCGCATTGAGTCCACAGAAATCTGA
- the LZTS3 gene encoding leucine zipper putative tumor suppressor 3 isoform X1 produces the protein MAKLETLPVRADPGRDPLLAFAPRPSELGPPDPRLAMGSVGSGVAHAQEFAMKSVGTRTGGGGSQGSFPGPRGSGSGASRERPGRYPSEDKGLANSLYLNGELRGSDHTDVCGNVVGSSGGSSSSGGSDKAPPQYREPSHPPKLLATSGKLDQCSEPLVRPSAFKPVVPKNFHSMQNLCPPQTNGTPEGRQGPGGLKGGLDKSRTMTPAGGSGSGLSDSGRNSLTSLPTYSSSYSQHLAPLSASTSHINRIGTASYGSGSGGSSGGGSGYQDLGTSDSGRASSKSGSSSSMGRPGHLGSGEGGGGGLPFAACSPPSPSALIQELEERLWEKEQEVAALRRSLEQSEAAVAQVLEERQKAWERELAELRQGCSGKLQQVARRAQRAQQGLQLQVLRLQQDKKQLQEEAARLMRQREELEDKVAACQKEQADFLPRIEETKWEVCQKAGEISLLKQQLKDSQADVSQKLSEIVGLRSQLREGRASLREKEEQLLSLRDSFSSKQASLELGEGELPAACLKPALTPVDPAEPQDALATCESDEAKMRRQAGVAAAASLVSVDGEAEAGGESGTRALRREVGRLQAELAAERRARERQGASFAEERRVWLEEKEKVIEYQKQLQLSYVEMYQRNQQLERRLRERGAAGGASTPTPQHGEEKKAWTPSRLERIESTEI, from the exons ATGGCGAAGCTGGAGACGCTGCCTGTGCGCGCTGACCCAGGGCGGGATCCTCTCCTGGCCTTTGCTCCACGGCCCTCCGAGCTTGGACCCCCGGACCCCCGCCTGGCCATGGGCAGCGTGGGCAGTGGGGTGGCCCATGCCCAGGAGTTTGCAATGAAAAGCGTGGGTACCCGCacagggggtgggggcagccaGGGCAGTTTCCCTGGCCCCCGAGGCAGTGGCAGTGGGGCCAGCAGGGAGAGACCGGGCCGCTACCCCTCAGAGGACAAGGGTCTTGCCAACTCCCTCTACCTCAATGGTGAGCTGCGGGGCAGTGACCACACCGATGTCTGTGGCAACGTGGTTGGCAGCAGcggaggcagcagcagcagtggtggcagtGACAAAGCCCCACCGCAGTATCGTGAGCCCAGCCACCCACCCAAGCTCCTGGCCACCTCTGGCAAGCTAGACCAG TGCTCAGAACCACTAGTTCGGCCGTCGGCCTTCAAGCCTGTCGTACCCAAGAATTTCCACTCCATGCAGAATTTGTGCCCCCCGCAGACCAATGGGACTCCTGAGGGACGGCAGGGCCCTGGTGGCCTCAAAGGCGGACTGGACAAGTCTCGGACCATGACTCCAGCgggtgggagtgggagtggcCTCTCAGACTCAGGCCGGAACTCCCTCACAAGCCTGCCCACCTACAGCTCCAGCTACAGCCAGCACCTGGCACCCCTCAGTGCCTCCACCAGCCACATTAACCGCATTGGCACTGCCAGCTATGGTAGTGGTAGTGGCGGCAGCAGCGGCGGGGGGTCGGGCTACCAGGACCTGGGGACCTCCGATAGTGGACGGGCCTCCAGCAAGAGTGGGTCGTCGTCATCCATGGGGCGGCCGGGCCACCTGGGCTCTGGGGAGGGCGGAGGTGGAGGCCTGCCTTTCGCGGCCTGCTCACCGCCCTCCCCCAGTGCACTCATCCAGGAGCTGGAGGAGCGGCTGtgggagaaggagcaggaggtGGCAGCTCTGCGGCGCAGCCTGGAGCAGAGCGAGGCGGCTGTGGCCCAGGTACTGGAGGAGCGGCAGAAGGCGTGGGAGCGGGAGCTGGCCGAGCTGCGGCAGGGCTGCAGCGGGAAGCTACAGCAGGTGGCCCGACGTGCCCAGCGCGCCCAGCAGGGCCTACAGCTGCAGGTGCTGCGGCTGCAGCAGGACAAGAAGCAGCTGCAGGAGGAGGCGGCCCGGCTGATGCGGCAGCGGGAAGAGCTGGAGGACAAGGTGGCCGCCTGCCAGAAGGAGCAGGCCGACTTCCTGCCCCGGATAGAGGAAACTAAGTGGGAG GTGTGCCAGAAGGCTGGCGAGATCTCCCTCCTGAAGCAGCAGCTGAAGGACTCGCAGGCGGATGTGTCGCAGAAGTTGAGTGAGATCGTGGGACTGCGCTCGCAGCTGCGGGAGGGCCGGGCTTCGCTGCGGGAGAAGGAGGAGCAGCTGCTCAGCCTGCGGGACTCCTTCAGCAGCAAGCAGGCCAGCCTGGAGCTGGGCGAAGGCGAGCTGCCTGCCGCCTGCCTCAAGCCGGCGCTGACCCCCGTGGACCCGGCCGAGCCACAGGATGCTCTGGCCACCTGCGAGAGCGACGAGGCTAAGATGCGCCGTCAGGCCGGGGTGGCCGCTGCCGCCTCCTTGGTTTCCGTGGacggggaggcggaggctggcggGGAGAGCGGGACGCGGGCCCTGCGGCGGGAGGTGGGGCGGCTGCAGGCCGAGCTGGCGGCTGAGCGGCGGGCCCGGGAGCGCCAGGGTGCCAGCTTCGCCGAGGAGCGCCGCGTGTggctggaggagaaggagaaggtgaTCGAGTACCAGAAGCAGCTGCAGCTGAGCTACGTGGAGATGTACCAGCGCAACCAGCAGCTGGAGCGCAGGCTGCGGGAGCGCGGGGCCGCAGGGGGTGCAAGCACGCCCACTCCCCAGCATGGCGAGGAGAAGAAGGCCTGGACCCCCTCCCGCCTCGAGCGCATTGAGTCCACAGAAATCTGA